From a single Pyxidicoccus xibeiensis genomic region:
- a CDS encoding tetratricopeptide repeat protein, with the protein MRRTPRTPSPRRLTTALALLASLAGPPALAQYRPPPMSESQRLVKEGETAQVAASAASASGDKKEAEEKYRKALALFEQALAAEPGSVSAAAGVGAAANGLQDWQRTVDRVLPVQAANPGELSLAYPLGVALYKLRRFPEAVPLMEKVAAADSAEHLIVQYYLASYYLYAQQGDAAVTRLQRYLALRPAKLATNDFQIHELLGRAHVLRRDVAAARASFQQAQAGRPESPGVQLGLASVLELEGRVAEARTLLEGVTTRFPQAAEPKEKLARLYLTAGDVPRAEGQAVALVKLGGTPAAHLLMGDVRLAQKQAAAAEGEYRKVLQLQPGLVIGQMAVGKALQAQGRHEEAIQFLEAAVRSGANSLELWANLGSVNRRAGRFQRAVEVHRRVVEMAPRQALGWTLLGADHFATGQWDQAIEDYANALQVEPNHAGARQWLARALAHRARDRAGAGRLDDSVRDLRRAYDLDRSAPMARRLGAALLETRAFADARKVMEQGATLPGATWREGLLLGYARLASGDAQAALEAFTAAGKRTEEPDEQAEASVGAALAEVELGQVDAAVQRLSDVGPSKVAAGVAEANLPRVLVRRALARLEAGDAEAAERDLEAVDKLGTGKRLDLAKLALFTRGLARAEAGRHAEASAALKRALTPAQRWAWPNTRALADAFVLYKKGQVAAARKQLTAASKKPNPGQPKWLTAMTGALHRREAGLAYASGNMKLAEKALKAALAGDPEDALVQHNLACVDWRKGRAADALTTWRRLESSVPVAALNLGIDAQERRREPAEAVDAWRRYLASGTGPRMAQVREWKDRLQSLHGLGEPSGATPAAATAEETP; encoded by the coding sequence ATGCGCCGCACACCCCGCACCCCGTCGCCGCGCCGCCTCACCACGGCGCTCGCGCTGCTGGCCTCCCTGGCCGGCCCTCCCGCGCTCGCGCAGTACCGCCCTCCGCCCATGTCCGAGTCGCAGCGGCTGGTGAAGGAGGGCGAGACGGCCCAGGTGGCCGCCAGCGCCGCCAGTGCCTCCGGCGACAAGAAGGAGGCCGAGGAGAAGTACCGCAAGGCCCTGGCCCTCTTCGAGCAGGCGCTCGCCGCGGAGCCGGGCTCCGTCTCCGCCGCCGCGGGCGTGGGCGCCGCCGCCAACGGACTCCAGGACTGGCAGCGCACGGTGGACCGGGTGCTGCCCGTGCAGGCGGCGAATCCGGGCGAGCTGTCGCTGGCGTACCCGCTGGGCGTGGCCCTCTACAAGCTGCGCCGCTTCCCGGAGGCCGTGCCGCTGATGGAGAAGGTGGCCGCCGCGGACAGCGCGGAGCACCTCATCGTCCAGTACTACCTCGCCAGCTACTACCTCTATGCGCAGCAGGGCGACGCGGCGGTGACGCGGCTGCAGCGCTACCTGGCGCTGCGCCCCGCGAAGCTGGCCACCAACGACTTCCAGATTCACGAGCTGCTGGGCCGCGCGCACGTGCTGCGCCGGGACGTGGCCGCCGCGCGCGCGTCCTTCCAGCAGGCCCAGGCCGGGCGGCCGGAGTCGCCCGGCGTGCAACTGGGCCTCGCCAGCGTCCTGGAGCTGGAGGGCCGGGTGGCGGAGGCGCGCACGCTGCTGGAGGGCGTCACCACGCGCTTCCCGCAGGCGGCCGAGCCGAAGGAGAAGCTGGCACGCCTGTACCTTACGGCGGGCGACGTGCCGCGCGCGGAAGGGCAGGCGGTGGCGCTGGTGAAGCTGGGCGGCACGCCCGCGGCGCATCTCTTGATGGGTGACGTGCGGCTGGCGCAGAAGCAGGCCGCGGCCGCGGAAGGCGAGTACCGCAAGGTGCTGCAGCTCCAGCCGGGCCTCGTCATCGGACAGATGGCGGTGGGCAAGGCGCTGCAGGCGCAGGGGCGGCACGAGGAGGCCATCCAGTTTCTGGAGGCCGCGGTGCGCTCGGGCGCCAACAGCCTGGAGCTGTGGGCCAACCTCGGCTCCGTCAACCGCCGCGCGGGCCGCTTCCAGCGCGCGGTGGAGGTGCACCGGCGCGTGGTGGAGATGGCGCCGCGCCAGGCCCTGGGCTGGACGCTGCTGGGCGCGGACCACTTCGCCACCGGCCAGTGGGACCAGGCCATCGAGGACTACGCCAACGCCCTGCAGGTGGAGCCCAACCACGCCGGCGCCAGGCAGTGGCTGGCGCGCGCGCTGGCCCACCGCGCCCGGGACAGGGCGGGGGCGGGGCGCCTGGATGACTCCGTTCGAGACCTGCGCCGCGCCTACGATTTGGACCGCAGCGCGCCCATGGCCCGCCGGCTGGGCGCCGCGCTGCTGGAGACGCGCGCCTTCGCCGACGCCCGCAAGGTGATGGAGCAGGGCGCCACGCTGCCGGGCGCCACCTGGCGCGAGGGGCTGCTGCTGGGCTACGCGCGGCTGGCCTCGGGGGATGCGCAGGCGGCGCTGGAGGCCTTCACCGCCGCGGGCAAGCGGACGGAGGAGCCGGACGAGCAGGCCGAGGCCTCCGTGGGCGCCGCGCTGGCCGAGGTGGAGCTGGGCCAGGTGGATGCCGCCGTGCAGCGGCTGTCCGATGTGGGCCCGTCCAAGGTCGCCGCGGGTGTGGCCGAGGCCAACCTGCCGCGCGTGCTGGTGCGCCGCGCCCTGGCCCGCCTGGAGGCCGGCGACGCGGAGGCCGCGGAGCGCGACCTCGAAGCGGTGGACAAGCTGGGCACGGGCAAGCGCTTGGACCTGGCGAAGCTGGCCCTCTTCACCCGGGGCCTGGCGCGCGCGGAGGCGGGCCGCCATGCGGAGGCGAGCGCCGCCCTCAAGCGGGCCCTCACCCCCGCGCAGCGCTGGGCCTGGCCCAACACGCGCGCCCTGGCGGATGCCTTCGTCCTCTACAAGAAGGGGCAGGTGGCCGCCGCGCGCAAGCAGCTGACCGCCGCCTCGAAGAAGCCCAACCCCGGGCAGCCGAAGTGGCTGACGGCCATGACGGGCGCGCTCCACCGGCGCGAGGCCGGGCTGGCGTACGCCTCCGGCAACATGAAGCTGGCGGAGAAGGCCCTCAAGGCCGCGCTCGCCGGAGACCCGGAGGACGCGCTGGTGCAGCACAACCTGGCCTGCGTGGACTGGCGCAAGGGCAGGGCGGCGGACGCGCTCACCACCTGGCGCCGGCTGGAGTCCTCCGTGCCGGTGGCAGCCCTCAACCTCGGCATCGACGCGCAGGAGCGCCGCCGCGAGCCCGCCGAGGCCGTGGACGCGTGGCGCCGCTACCTCGCCTCGGGCACCGGCCCCCGCATGGCCCAGGTGCGCGAGTGGAAGGACCGCCTGCAGAGCCTCCACGGCCTCGGCGAGCCTTCCGGCGCCACGCCCGCCGCGGCCACCGCGGAGGAGACCCCATGA
- a CDS encoding PhnD/SsuA/transferrin family substrate-binding protein, which produces MMTTKAHRFLLAGLALACTLAAATSDAAAKKATVGVFLATTLTDGQERFQYAEALAAKLTDALGRPVAAKSFGRYEDFSRAVNDGLVDFAVVDAWAAVQLGARAKPVAWASRAGDTQQRWAIVSTQKGAVKDLAGKRLAHVKGAGPADPKFVTHVVLGGDLDAQRHFKLAPVPNVESALKMLEAKGAEAALVPLAHVPKDVRVLFRSARVPGAVLVDLRNQEDALAGALGSVGAVAPFDAFARVQGKDFEDFRRLVAQGPPRRQPVLAEGPDLRVDAEVLVRSEELGPALPSFAEDLAVAAEQPDD; this is translated from the coding sequence ATGATGACGACGAAGGCACACCGCTTCCTCCTGGCCGGCCTCGCGCTGGCCTGCACCCTGGCCGCCGCTACGTCGGACGCGGCCGCGAAGAAGGCCACCGTGGGCGTCTTCCTCGCCACCACCCTCACGGACGGCCAGGAGCGCTTCCAGTACGCGGAGGCGCTCGCCGCGAAGCTGACCGACGCCCTGGGCCGCCCGGTGGCCGCCAAGAGCTTCGGCCGCTACGAGGACTTCTCCCGCGCGGTGAATGACGGGCTGGTGGACTTCGCCGTGGTGGACGCGTGGGCCGCCGTGCAGCTCGGCGCCCGCGCGAAGCCCGTGGCCTGGGCCTCCCGCGCCGGTGACACCCAGCAGCGCTGGGCCATCGTCTCCACCCAGAAGGGCGCCGTGAAGGACCTGGCAGGCAAGCGGCTGGCGCACGTGAAGGGCGCGGGCCCCGCCGACCCGAAGTTCGTCACCCACGTCGTCCTCGGCGGTGACCTGGACGCGCAGCGCCATTTCAAATTGGCGCCCGTTCCGAACGTGGAGTCCGCCCTGAAGATGCTGGAGGCGAAGGGCGCGGAGGCGGCGCTCGTCCCCCTGGCACATGTGCCCAAGGACGTGCGCGTCCTCTTCCGCAGCGCCCGGGTGCCGGGCGCGGTGCTGGTGGACCTGCGCAACCAGGAGGACGCGCTCGCCGGGGCGCTGGGCTCCGTGGGCGCGGTGGCCCCCTTCGACGCCTTTGCCCGCGTCCAGGGCAAGGACTTCGAGGACTTCCGCCGCCTCGTCGCCCAGGGCCCGCCCCGCCGCCAGCCGGTGCTCGCAGAAGGGCCGGACCTCCGAGTGGACGCCGAGGTGCTGGTCCGCTCCGAGGAGCTGGGCCCCGCCCTGCCGTCCTTCGCCGAGGACCTGGCCGTCGCCGCCGAGCAGCCGGATGACTGA
- a CDS encoding TonB-dependent receptor plug domain-containing protein, whose translation MHSTVYGDPRRGAVQALLGRRGLRALPLSIFLCALAVASPGPSEAQAQEAQAETQPKVKKKKRAEKKPPTRATRPPRIKKNKGVKAPAEPALTDDEIPVLGGGPATDDPLTATEPATPVTAEPPTPMDPPVSPSLPVASPGAPVGPSTADPATVAPATGALAAPSTVAAPAQDNVPIRAPFAEPTMDRPLPPPSGLAGLPGDPLAGGDAIEESVNRVLSEAVVTTASKRNQRIADVPLTVSWIPAEELEGTGQFSLCEAIQYFPGMECRRGSMRKAAVSARGLGSNYLSNRLLLLKDGRPLTDPWTGQFYADETTPLVNLKQVEVIRGPGSSLYGSNAFSGVINIIERQPSDLIAKGQNVGAEARVLAGQEQTWRLHGTVAGRGGPVEALLGYYGYGSDGPQLFNDPSVGRVDDNQDSLVHQVSGKVRVGPLALDADFTDAEIGRPGGTHISTVGNCGRCHYTPNDSESVQNLNASAQVDQQVTENVRLFAQAYGLFKRRDVLMENAFGGEMTRALGKRRRLGGEARALLSAGDLNVTVGGDVKLDTVNVPNALPELTLDDTKQTILGGFADAEYRLFNRLVFGAGIRYDRYQIPERVWSQRTDQLSPRASVVFHAVPELLTLRTNYGRAFRAPTLAELAINQQMYASTLIGNSELKAETLDTLEASVDFWPFDRRVRLTGTGFYNLAKNFINQELVFGSVSQFKNLGDARVAGFELEAAAQIPSINSSFDVAYQFLDAKTLPYDDGPETPLDYAPSHRIYARGRTNIGKVAFAELYALYVGQRYDPGFLVDESTGLPSSRVQLASYLTAGARVGFNIYDGISVSFLGSNLFNARYEESFGFPAPPQSFFSEVKVRY comes from the coding sequence ATGCACTCGACTGTGTACGGTGATCCGCGGCGAGGCGCGGTGCAGGCTCTTCTCGGGCGCCGAGGCCTGCGTGCCCTGCCTCTTTCCATCTTCCTGTGCGCGCTGGCCGTGGCCAGCCCTGGACCGAGCGAGGCCCAGGCGCAGGAGGCCCAGGCGGAGACGCAGCCCAAGGTGAAGAAGAAGAAGCGCGCGGAGAAGAAGCCGCCCACGCGCGCCACCCGGCCTCCCCGCATCAAGAAGAACAAGGGCGTCAAGGCTCCCGCGGAGCCCGCGCTGACCGACGACGAGATTCCGGTGCTGGGCGGTGGCCCTGCCACGGATGATCCACTGACCGCGACGGAGCCGGCGACCCCGGTGACGGCCGAGCCGCCCACGCCCATGGACCCGCCCGTCAGCCCCTCGCTGCCGGTGGCGTCCCCGGGCGCCCCGGTGGGGCCCTCGACCGCCGACCCGGCGACGGTGGCTCCCGCCACCGGAGCGCTGGCCGCGCCCTCCACGGTGGCGGCGCCCGCGCAGGACAACGTCCCCATCCGCGCCCCGTTCGCCGAGCCCACCATGGACCGTCCGCTGCCGCCGCCCTCGGGGCTGGCCGGGCTGCCGGGTGATCCGCTGGCGGGGGGGGATGCCATCGAAGAGTCCGTCAACCGCGTGCTGAGCGAGGCGGTGGTGACCACCGCGTCCAAGCGCAACCAGCGCATCGCGGACGTGCCGCTGACGGTGTCGTGGATTCCGGCGGAGGAGCTGGAGGGCACCGGCCAGTTCTCGCTGTGCGAGGCCATCCAGTACTTCCCGGGCATGGAGTGCCGTCGCGGCTCCATGCGCAAGGCCGCGGTGAGCGCGCGCGGCCTCGGCTCCAACTACCTGTCCAACCGCCTGCTGCTCCTGAAGGACGGCCGGCCGCTGACGGACCCGTGGACGGGCCAGTTCTACGCGGACGAGACGACGCCCCTGGTCAACCTCAAGCAGGTGGAGGTCATCCGGGGCCCGGGCTCGTCGCTGTACGGCTCCAACGCCTTCAGCGGCGTCATCAACATCATCGAGCGCCAGCCGTCGGACCTCATCGCCAAGGGCCAGAATGTCGGCGCCGAGGCGCGCGTGCTGGCGGGCCAGGAGCAGACGTGGCGCCTGCACGGCACCGTCGCCGGCCGCGGCGGCCCGGTGGAGGCGCTGCTCGGCTACTACGGCTACGGCTCGGACGGCCCGCAGCTCTTCAACGACCCGAGCGTGGGCCGGGTGGACGACAACCAGGACTCGCTGGTGCACCAGGTCAGCGGCAAGGTGCGCGTGGGCCCGCTGGCGCTGGACGCGGACTTCACGGACGCGGAGATTGGCCGCCCGGGTGGCACGCACATCTCCACCGTGGGCAACTGCGGCCGCTGCCACTACACGCCCAACGACTCCGAGTCGGTGCAGAACCTCAACGCCTCCGCCCAGGTGGACCAGCAGGTGACGGAGAACGTGCGCCTGTTCGCCCAGGCGTACGGCCTCTTCAAGCGGCGCGACGTGCTGATGGAGAACGCCTTCGGCGGCGAGATGACGCGCGCGCTGGGCAAGCGCCGGCGGCTGGGTGGCGAGGCGCGCGCGCTGCTCTCCGCGGGCGACCTCAACGTCACCGTCGGCGGCGACGTGAAGCTGGACACCGTCAACGTCCCCAACGCGCTGCCGGAGCTGACGCTCGACGACACGAAGCAGACCATCCTCGGCGGCTTCGCGGATGCCGAGTACCGGCTCTTCAACCGGCTCGTGTTCGGCGCGGGCATCCGCTACGACCGCTACCAGATTCCCGAGCGCGTCTGGAGCCAGCGCACCGACCAGCTCTCCCCGCGCGCCAGCGTCGTGTTCCACGCGGTGCCGGAGTTGCTCACGCTGCGCACCAACTACGGCCGCGCCTTCCGCGCGCCCACGCTGGCGGAGCTGGCCATCAACCAGCAGATGTACGCGTCCACGCTCATCGGCAACTCGGAGCTGAAGGCCGAGACGCTGGACACGCTCGAGGCCTCGGTGGACTTCTGGCCCTTCGACCGGCGGGTGCGCCTGACGGGCACCGGCTTCTACAACCTGGCCAAGAACTTCATCAACCAGGAGCTCGTCTTCGGCTCCGTGTCCCAGTTCAAGAACCTGGGTGACGCGCGCGTGGCGGGCTTCGAGCTGGAGGCGGCGGCGCAGATTCCGTCCATCAACTCGTCCTTCGACGTGGCCTACCAGTTCCTCGACGCCAAGACGCTGCCCTACGACGACGGGCCGGAGACGCCGCTGGACTACGCGCCCAGCCACCGCATCTACGCGCGCGGTCGCACCAACATCGGCAAGGTGGCCTTCGCGGAGCTGTACGCCCTCTACGTGGGCCAGCGCTACGACCCGGGCTTCCTGGTGGACGAGTCGACGGGCCTGCCCAGCTCCCGCGTGCAGCTGGCCAGCTACCTCACCGCCGGCGCCCGCGTGGGCTTCAACATCTACGACGGAATCTCCGTCTCGTTCCTCGGCTCCAACCTCTTCAACGCGAGGTACGAGGAGTCCTTCGGCTTCCCGGCGCCACCCCAGTCCTTCTTCAGTGAAGTCAAGGTTCGTTACTAG
- a CDS encoding serine/threonine-protein kinase, translating to MDSQGSNAIISRLRVGTITHVRISGVIDETFPLTSSSPELTGLLVVDLGRVERISSFGVRRWIEFAGKLPPGALSLYVVHAPPVMVDQLNMVEGFAGVARIVSLLAPYTCRTCNDDRLRVVNLVDDAEVIAQERAPEHTCPVCSNPLEFADQASEFFDYARRQQFGTLDPVVLRYLRASMPAEQPELAQHLKIVQDDITYITLASVLKGDLNVRRLASGLEGRVGFDFSHVSKVEPEALPKLEQVLDTAAQGAQVVLCRVPPPALAALARSQKQPNARMATLWLPCECRHCGKVSHQRIQAADYLAQLRAHQSSVERTCPICGGSARVPHMPQLQGLLARLPLTDRPLEDMEALEPRALSQYLFGSTNVDPQAKQGASTDISNSLGSTKLNIIRRLGQGGMAEVFLAKQVGVKGFEKFLVMKKILPQFAENPEFVDMLFAEARANARLTHPNVVQTFDVGVSDGVAYILMEYVRGPDLKKLVNELRRKGLALPMEHALRIVAEVAAGLHYAHAYVDPAGVPHPVVHRDVSPHNVLISLDGAVKLSDFGIAKVAGEEHTQAGVLKGKISYISPEAASGRTLDARNDVFALGVVLFELLTGQLPFRRDHDAATLNAIVREPAPVPSQLKPNIPQDVSDLVLRALVKDPSRRTPSAAAMREEIEAVMAHHRLNSSPAAVAQFFKDTLGDRLVEFAPSSGTPGTGSHPRPMPSGTGSGSGSGDMAAPGDSRPSVRGSGSHPAGSGSGSRPAVSGASGSGPRPATPPPVAAPRPSGSVPRMPPPAPVPPPVPQAALPQLPDLDMEEEVDRTEMVPLSLGQPPPRSESPAAARPAPQVRPSQSHAAPPPPARPSSSVPRVAPPAPHGTPPPPPQGAHGAGAAPRSSSPAAPALRPSTGSPAAPAAHARPEPHAAGAASHAEDSGSGGGVPWKWVGLGGGALLVVGAVALVLLRGSGSGFVNVEEGEHVYVGGQRLEQGTATFDPSGAPLVVSTAVGGKLRRFGTTQQREGIDVRTLADAAHQPGTRGLLSVRDAPPGCQVQVGGTTLQGVTPLVKAPIEAGRELEVLVRCPTGVSKLWVMAVPGQEIEVKARQQD from the coding sequence GTGGATAGCCAGGGTTCCAACGCCATCATCAGCCGGCTCCGTGTGGGGACGATTACCCACGTACGGATTTCCGGCGTCATCGACGAAACCTTCCCGCTGACGTCCAGCAGCCCGGAGCTCACCGGGTTGCTGGTGGTCGACCTGGGACGGGTGGAGCGCATCAGCTCCTTCGGCGTGCGCCGGTGGATCGAGTTCGCGGGCAAGCTGCCGCCCGGGGCCCTGAGCCTCTACGTCGTCCACGCGCCACCGGTGATGGTGGACCAGCTCAACATGGTGGAGGGCTTCGCGGGCGTGGCCCGCATCGTCTCCCTCCTGGCGCCCTACACCTGCCGCACCTGCAACGACGACCGGCTCCGGGTGGTGAACCTGGTGGACGACGCCGAGGTCATTGCCCAGGAGCGCGCGCCCGAGCACACCTGCCCGGTGTGCTCCAACCCGCTGGAGTTCGCGGACCAGGCGAGCGAGTTCTTCGACTACGCGCGCCGCCAGCAGTTCGGCACGCTGGACCCGGTGGTGCTGCGCTACCTGCGCGCGAGCATGCCGGCGGAGCAGCCGGAGCTGGCGCAGCACCTCAAGATCGTCCAGGACGACATCACGTACATCACCCTGGCCAGCGTGCTGAAGGGGGACCTCAACGTGCGCCGGCTGGCCTCCGGGCTGGAGGGGCGCGTCGGCTTCGACTTCAGCCACGTGAGCAAGGTGGAGCCGGAGGCCCTGCCGAAGCTGGAGCAGGTGCTGGACACGGCGGCCCAGGGCGCGCAGGTGGTGCTGTGCCGGGTGCCGCCGCCGGCACTGGCCGCGCTGGCGCGCTCGCAGAAGCAGCCCAACGCGCGCATGGCCACGCTGTGGCTGCCGTGCGAGTGCCGCCACTGCGGGAAGGTGAGCCACCAGCGCATCCAGGCCGCGGACTACCTGGCGCAACTGCGCGCGCACCAGTCCTCCGTGGAGCGCACGTGCCCCATCTGCGGCGGCAGCGCCCGGGTGCCGCACATGCCGCAGCTCCAGGGGCTGCTGGCGCGCCTTCCCCTCACGGACCGGCCGCTGGAGGACATGGAGGCGCTGGAGCCGCGCGCCCTCAGCCAGTACCTCTTCGGCTCCACGAACGTCGACCCCCAGGCGAAGCAGGGGGCCTCCACCGACATCTCCAACTCGCTGGGCAGCACCAAGCTGAACATCATCCGGCGGCTGGGGCAGGGTGGCATGGCGGAGGTCTTCCTCGCCAAGCAGGTGGGCGTGAAGGGCTTCGAGAAGTTCCTGGTGATGAAGAAGATCCTCCCGCAGTTCGCGGAGAACCCCGAGTTCGTGGACATGCTGTTCGCGGAAGCGCGGGCGAACGCGCGGCTGACGCACCCGAACGTCGTGCAGACGTTCGACGTGGGCGTGTCCGACGGGGTGGCGTACATCCTGATGGAGTACGTGCGCGGGCCGGACCTCAAGAAGCTGGTGAACGAGCTGCGGCGCAAGGGGCTGGCGCTCCCCATGGAGCACGCGCTGCGCATCGTCGCGGAGGTGGCCGCGGGGCTGCACTACGCGCACGCGTACGTGGACCCGGCGGGCGTCCCGCACCCGGTGGTGCACCGCGACGTCAGCCCGCACAACGTCCTCATCTCGCTGGACGGCGCCGTCAAGCTGAGCGACTTCGGCATCGCCAAGGTGGCGGGCGAGGAGCACACGCAGGCGGGCGTGCTGAAGGGGAAGATCTCCTACATCTCCCCGGAGGCGGCCTCCGGGCGCACGCTGGACGCGCGCAACGACGTGTTCGCCCTGGGCGTGGTGCTCTTCGAGCTGCTCACCGGCCAGCTGCCGTTCCGCAGGGACCACGACGCGGCCACGCTCAACGCCATCGTCCGCGAGCCGGCGCCGGTGCCCTCGCAGCTCAAGCCGAACATCCCCCAGGACGTGTCCGACCTCGTCCTCCGCGCGCTGGTGAAGGACCCGTCGCGGCGCACGCCCTCTGCCGCGGCGATGCGCGAGGAGATTGAAGCGGTGATGGCGCACCACCGGCTCAACTCGTCGCCGGCGGCGGTGGCCCAGTTCTTCAAGGACACGCTGGGGGACCGGCTGGTGGAGTTCGCGCCGTCGTCGGGCACGCCCGGGACGGGCAGCCACCCGCGGCCCATGCCGTCGGGGACGGGCAGCGGGAGCGGCTCGGGGGACATGGCGGCCCCCGGTGACTCGCGCCCGTCCGTCAGGGGCAGTGGCTCGCACCCCGCGGGCTCGGGCAGCGGCTCGCGTCCGGCGGTCAGCGGGGCGAGCGGCAGTGGGCCCCGGCCCGCGACTCCGCCGCCCGTGGCGGCGCCCCGTCCTTCCGGCAGCGTGCCGCGCATGCCGCCCCCGGCCCCGGTTCCTCCTCCCGTGCCCCAGGCTGCGTTGCCCCAGCTTCCCGACCTGGACATGGAGGAGGAGGTCGACCGGACGGAGATGGTCCCCCTGAGCCTGGGCCAGCCTCCGCCGCGCTCGGAGAGCCCCGCCGCTGCCCGGCCCGCGCCCCAGGTGCGGCCCTCACAGTCCCACGCGGCTCCTCCGCCTCCGGCGCGCCCGTCTTCGTCCGTGCCGAGGGTGGCACCCCCGGCGCCCCATGGCACCCCGCCACCGCCACCCCAAGGCGCGCACGGAGCGGGCGCGGCACCCCGGAGCTCGTCGCCCGCGGCTCCCGCCTTGCGGCCGTCTACGGGCAGCCCCGCGGCTCCCGCAGCCCACGCCCGTCCGGAGCCCCACGCCGCGGGCGCTGCCTCGCACGCCGAGGACTCCGGCTCCGGAGGAGGTGTGCCCTGGAAGTGGGTGGGGCTGGGCGGTGGCGCGCTGCTCGTGGTGGGCGCGGTGGCGCTGGTGTTGCTGCGCGGCTCCGGCTCCGGCTTCGTCAACGTGGAGGAGGGGGAGCACGTGTACGTGGGGGGCCAGCGACTGGAGCAGGGCACCGCCACGTTCGACCCCTCGGGCGCGCCGCTCGTCGTCTCCACGGCGGTGGGTGGGAAGCTGCGCCGGTTCGGGACGACCCAGCAGCGCGAGGGCATCGACGTGCGCACGCTGGCGGACGCCGCGCACCAGCCGGGGACGCGGGGCCTGCTGAGCGTGAGGGACGCTCCTCCGGGCTGCCAGGTCCAGGTGGGCGGGACGACGCTGCAGGGCGTGACGCCGCTCGTGAAGGCCCCCATCGAGGCCGGCCGCGAGCTGGAGGTGTTGGTGCGCTGTCCCACCGGCGTCAGCAAGCTCTGGGTGATGGCCGTGCCGGGCCAGGAAATCGAAGTGAAGGCGCGTCAGCAGGACTGA